The Brasilonema sennae CENA114 genome includes a region encoding these proteins:
- the nfi gene encoding deoxyribonuclease V (cleaves DNA at apurinic or apyrimidinic sites): MKISQRHAWSLTVDEARKIQETLRYEVITEDKLKQPIQYVAGVDMGFEADGTISRAAVAVLSFPDLQLQETSLARRPTTFPYIPGFLSFREIPAVLDALEKIQTIPDLILCDGQGIAHPRRFGIACHLGLIVDIPTIGVAKSLLIGKYEDLPETRGSCVPLIDKEETIGVVLRTRTKVKPLYISSGHRISLPTAIDYVLRCTTKYRLPETTRIADKLASSK, translated from the coding sequence ATGAAGATTTCCCAACGTCATGCTTGGTCTTTAACAGTGGATGAAGCTAGAAAAATTCAAGAAACGCTTAGATATGAGGTCATTACCGAAGATAAACTCAAACAACCCATACAGTATGTAGCTGGGGTAGATATGGGTTTTGAAGCGGATGGGACAATTAGCCGTGCAGCTGTCGCAGTGCTAAGTTTTCCTGATTTACAGCTACAAGAAACAAGCCTAGCACGCCGTCCGACAACATTTCCCTACATCCCTGGCTTCCTCTCATTTCGTGAAATACCTGCTGTACTAGATGCACTGGAAAAGATTCAAACAATACCAGATCTTATTTTGTGTGATGGACAGGGAATAGCCCATCCTCGAAGATTTGGTATAGCTTGCCATTTGGGTTTAATTGTAGATATACCGACAATTGGTGTCGCTAAATCGTTGCTTATTGGTAAGTATGAAGACTTGCCAGAAACACGCGGTAGTTGCGTACCACTCATAGATAAAGAAGAAACAATTGGAGTTGTTTTACGGACGCGTACAAAAGTAAAACCACTTTATATATCTAGCGGTCATAGAATTAGTTTACCTACGGCAATTGATTATGTATTGCGTTGTACCACAAAATATCGACTGCCAGAAACAACACGCATTGCTGATAAACTTGCCTCTTCAAAATAA
- a CDS encoding DNA cytosine methyltransferase yields the protein MIHSNQKQRPIAVDLFAGAGGMTLGFEQAGFDVLASVEIDPIHCATHEFNFPFWTIFSKSVVDLTEVEIRRNSSIGDREIDVVFGGSPCQGFSLIGKRIFDDPRNSLVKNFIHLVLELQPKFFVLENVKGITLGKHREFLSVIINEFEQSGYKVSKDYKVLNAAEYGVPQNRERLFLLGCRQDLELPNYPAALTRPAKLNKTAFQNQLPLSPTVFDAIGDLPEVEDYIELFEKDSVIAEFGKPSDYSRQLRGLCYTDNDYSYERKYDSRMLTSSLRTKHTFQSIKRFEATLPGKTEPISRFYKLAPEGICNTLRAGTPRNRGAFTSARPIHPFTSRCITVREAARLHSYPDWFRFHVTKLHGFRQIGNSVPPLLAKAVASEIIKVLGVCPYKPGVIQELGNENLLMYDMSKAAEHYGVDSRIIELRKRN from the coding sequence ATGATTCACAGTAATCAGAAACAAAGACCTATAGCTGTTGATTTATTTGCTGGTGCTGGTGGCATGACTCTTGGTTTTGAGCAAGCAGGATTTGACGTGCTTGCTTCTGTTGAAATTGATCCAATTCATTGTGCAACACATGAATTTAATTTTCCTTTTTGGACTATTTTTTCTAAAAGCGTTGTTGATCTTACAGAAGTAGAAATTAGAAGGAACTCTTCTATTGGTGATCGAGAAATAGATGTCGTGTTTGGCGGATCACCATGTCAAGGTTTTTCATTAATAGGTAAACGTATTTTTGATGATCCTCGTAATTCTTTAGTTAAAAACTTTATACATTTAGTTCTCGAATTGCAGCCAAAGTTTTTTGTTTTAGAAAATGTTAAAGGAATAACTCTAGGAAAGCACAGAGAGTTTCTTTCAGTCATTATTAATGAATTTGAACAAAGTGGTTACAAAGTGAGCAAAGATTATAAAGTCTTAAATGCTGCTGAATACGGAGTGCCACAGAATCGTGAAAGACTATTTTTGCTAGGTTGTCGTCAGGATTTAGAATTACCAAACTATCCTGCAGCCCTGACTAGACCTGCAAAATTAAATAAAACAGCTTTTCAAAACCAACTACCATTAAGTCCAACAGTTTTTGATGCAATTGGCGATCTACCTGAAGTAGAAGATTATATAGAACTCTTTGAAAAAGATTCGGTGATTGCAGAATTTGGTAAACCAAGCGATTACAGTAGACAACTTCGTGGGCTTTGCTATACAGATAATGATTATTCATATGAGCGTAAATATGATTCTAGAATGCTCACCTCAAGTTTAAGAACAAAGCATACTTTTCAATCTATCAAGAGATTTGAAGCTACTCTTCCTGGAAAAACAGAACCTATTAGCCGCTTTTATAAACTTGCTCCTGAAGGAATATGCAACACACTAAGAGCAGGAACACCAAGGAATAGAGGAGCTTTTACTTCCGCTAGACCAATTCACCCATTCACTTCAAGATGTATTACTGTGCGTGAAGCTGCTCGTTTACATTCTTATCCAGATTGGTTTAGATTTCATGTCACAAAATTGCATGGATTTCGACAAATAGGAAATTCTGTTCCACCATTATTAGCTAAGGCAGTAGCATCAGAAATTATAAAAGTTCTTGGTGTTTGCCCATATAAACCTGGAGTTATACAAGAACTAGGAAACGAAAATTTACTAATGTATGATATGTCTAAGGCTGCTGAACATTACGGTGTTGATTCACGGATTATAGAATTAAGAAAAAGAAATTAG
- a CDS encoding aldo/keto reductase, whose product MSGNTTRRNFLITGVAVTGSIVRASTLQQQVADTAKPPATMPERVLGRTGVKVPIFGLGGAGQTPLSSEGKERDAVAIIRKALLLGIRYFDTAADYGPSEDYLGKVLPSYRSKIFLASKTDKRDRDGAWRELERSLKRLNTDHLDLWQLHHVSSREELNTIFSSSGAVKALEEAMQQKLVRFVGITGHHDPEVIAEGLRRYPFHTTLIPVNAADKHHPRPFLPVVLPIAQQKNVGVIAMKVPAYGRLFKPGGLSGMQQAMGYSLSQAGVHCCVIAAETIKQLEDNVNVAQAFQPLGDKELAAIEQRSAAVWKDGTFFRAWA is encoded by the coding sequence ATGTCAGGAAACACGACGCGGCGTAACTTCCTTATCACTGGTGTTGCTGTCACAGGCAGTATTGTAAGAGCATCTACCTTGCAACAACAAGTTGCTGACACTGCTAAACCACCAGCGACTATGCCAGAACGAGTGCTGGGACGCACAGGCGTGAAAGTTCCCATTTTTGGCTTAGGAGGAGCAGGTCAAACGCCTCTGTCTTCGGAAGGGAAAGAACGTGATGCTGTCGCAATTATCAGGAAAGCACTCTTACTTGGCATTCGTTACTTTGATACTGCAGCTGACTACGGACCAAGTGAAGATTATTTAGGGAAAGTACTACCATCTTATCGGTCAAAAATTTTTCTGGCAAGCAAGACAGATAAAAGAGATCGTGATGGTGCGTGGCGAGAGTTAGAAAGAAGTCTTAAACGTTTAAACACAGATCATCTTGACTTGTGGCAATTGCATCACGTCTCTTCGCGCGAAGAACTCAACACCATCTTTAGTTCATCTGGTGCAGTCAAAGCTTTAGAAGAGGCGATGCAGCAGAAACTCGTCCGCTTTGTTGGCATAACCGGACACCACGATCCAGAAGTGATTGCTGAAGGATTGCGTCGCTATCCGTTCCACACAACGCTTATCCCCGTTAACGCTGCTGACAAACACCACCCGCGTCCATTTCTTCCAGTTGTTCTTCCGATCGCACAACAAAAGAATGTTGGCGTGATTGCGATGAAAGTACCAGCTTATGGTCGGTTGTTCAAACCCGGCGGATTAAGTGGCATGCAGCAAGCTATGGGATATAGTTTGTCCCAAGCGGGTGTTCACTGTTGCGTTATTGCGGCTGAAACTATCAAGCAATTGGAAGATAACGTCAATGTTGCTCAAGCTTTCCAACCTCTTGGTGACAAGGAATTAGCTGCAATTGAGCAGCGTAGTGCTGCAGTTTGGAAAGATGGCACGTTTTTCCGAGCTTGGGCATGA
- a CDS encoding PspA/IM30 family protein: MSKQHHFLLVQDVSVAGAGISAMVGNMGLAGIGTAVGIYAPHLITAGTVAGATAYGLKKGVENQDPLAVGAAALRSAGGAGIYATIGNMGLVVVAAGFSIGMAHVVTTGAVVGLGVYGLSKVLDKSDTLYKIRPSIQQSIDSATANLKQLELQYKQAEDEIQAWHQVAVVALKKERLDLAREALNRKYIYQETGLSLKNQIDQLLRVINSLNNDLMVIERAIAWLLCEAQIAP, encoded by the coding sequence GTGTCAAAACAACATCATTTTTTATTGGTGCAAGATGTGAGTGTAGCGGGTGCGGGAATTTCTGCTATGGTTGGGAACATGGGTCTAGCTGGTATAGGCACAGCCGTGGGAATTTATGCCCCTCATTTGATAACTGCGGGGACGGTTGCTGGAGCTACTGCTTATGGACTCAAAAAAGGAGTGGAAAATCAAGACCCTTTGGCTGTAGGTGCAGCAGCACTTCGCTCAGCTGGCGGTGCGGGTATTTATGCAACAATCGGAAATATGGGATTAGTTGTGGTTGCAGCGGGTTTTAGTATAGGCATGGCTCATGTCGTGACTACAGGCGCAGTGGTTGGACTTGGGGTTTACGGTTTATCGAAAGTTCTGGACAAATCCGACACTCTTTACAAAATAAGACCCAGCATACAGCAAAGCATTGACAGCGCTACAGCAAACCTTAAGCAATTGGAATTACAGTACAAGCAAGCTGAAGATGAAATCCAAGCATGGCATCAAGTCGCTGTGGTAGCTTTGAAAAAAGAACGTTTGGATTTGGCTCGTGAGGCTTTGAATCGGAAGTACATTTATCAAGAAACTGGCTTAAGTCTGAAAAATCAGATTGATCAGCTCCTCAGAGTTATTAACAGTCTGAATAATGATTTGATGGTGATCGAACGAGCGATCGCTTGGCTGCTGTGCGAAGCGCAGATCGCCCCATAG
- a CDS encoding class I SAM-dependent methyltransferase, whose translation MTNPLELNDYKKEIADLYSRRSQTYDNSDWHIQIAHRLIEYAQIKPGQHVLDIATGTGMVAIEVAQIVGSQGRVVGVDISTGMLEVAKQKIETLGFAHVEFQLADAEALNFCADSFDTILCSSALIWMADIPAALRQWTRFLKPGGLIGFHAFADTAFVGGVVVQKVVEKYGVSLALSKPTGTIEKCHDLLQQAGFEAIEIKTEQYGSYISLEQAKQMWTGGSHPAPGQFPNPLSQLSSQQLAQIKAEFEAELEALKTEQGVWNDITIFFTFGRKPVE comes from the coding sequence ATGACTAACCCACTTGAATTAAATGACTACAAAAAAGAAATAGCGGATTTGTACAGCCGCAGAAGCCAAACTTACGATAATTCAGATTGGCATATTCAGATTGCTCATCGCCTGATTGAGTACGCACAAATCAAACCTGGACAACACGTTTTAGACATTGCAACTGGCACAGGTATGGTCGCGATTGAAGTGGCTCAAATTGTAGGATCTCAAGGACGCGTCGTCGGCGTGGATATTTCAACTGGAATGCTTGAGGTAGCAAAACAAAAAATTGAAACATTAGGTTTTGCGCATGTTGAATTTCAACTTGCGGATGCGGAAGCACTGAACTTTTGCGCCGATAGTTTTGACACAATTTTGTGTTCCTCTGCCCTGATTTGGATGGCTGATATTCCAGCTGCCTTGCGTCAATGGACGCGATTTCTCAAACCAGGTGGACTTATTGGCTTTCATGCATTTGCAGACACTGCTTTTGTTGGAGGCGTTGTTGTGCAGAAAGTTGTCGAAAAGTATGGCGTTTCATTAGCGTTGAGTAAACCAACAGGAACAATTGAAAAGTGCCATGACTTGCTCCAACAAGCAGGATTTGAGGCGATTGAAATCAAGACTGAGCAATATGGTAGCTACATCAGCTTAGAGCAAGCAAAACAAATGTGGACAGGAGGTTCCCATCCAGCACCAGGACAATTTCCAAATCCTTTATCGCAACTTTCATCACAGCAGTTAGCACAAATCAAGGCTGAGTTTGAAGCAGAACTAGAAGCATTAAAAACTGAGCAAGGGGTTTGGAACGATATCACTATCTTTTTTACATTTGGTCGTAAGCCAGTAGAATAG
- the lpxB gene encoding lipid-A-disaccharide synthase — MRIFISTGEVSGDLQGSLLITALKRQAAAAGLDLEIVALGGEKMASVGATLIGNTSEIGSVGIWESLPYVLPTLQMQRRAIAYLKQNSPDLVILIDYMGPNLAIGNYIRRNLSHLRVVYYIAPQEWVWSLNSRNTNMVVGITDKLLAIFPEEARYFQQRGAKVTWVGHPLVDRVQNFPSREDARAKLGIAEDVISVALLPASRRQELKLLLPVMFQAAQVIQAKLPNVHFWIPLSLEIYRKPIEKAIQQYNLRASVVSDKTQEVIAAADLAITKSGTVNLELALLKVPQVVLYRLHPITAWIARSVLKGSIPFASPPNLVVMKPIVPEFLQEKATPENITEAALEILVNQECRNQILADYEEMRQCLGEVGVCDRAAKEILQMLPNFEH, encoded by the coding sequence ATGCGTATATTTATCAGTACTGGCGAAGTGTCTGGCGACCTGCAAGGATCGCTACTTATTACTGCACTCAAGCGCCAAGCTGCGGCGGCTGGCTTGGATTTAGAGATTGTGGCGCTGGGTGGCGAAAAAATGGCTAGTGTTGGAGCCACCCTTATAGGTAATACTAGTGAGATTGGCTCGGTGGGTATTTGGGAATCACTGCCTTATGTGTTACCAACACTCCAAATGCAGCGACGGGCGATCGCCTATCTCAAACAAAATTCACCTGACTTGGTGATATTGATTGACTACATGGGACCCAATTTGGCAATTGGTAATTATATTCGCCGCAATTTGTCACACCTTCGTGTTGTGTATTATATTGCACCACAGGAATGGGTTTGGTCGCTTAATTCACGCAACACCAATATGGTTGTTGGTATAACAGACAAGCTGCTAGCAATCTTTCCAGAGGAAGCGCGTTACTTCCAACAAAGGGGAGCAAAAGTGACCTGGGTAGGGCATCCTTTAGTAGATAGAGTCCAAAACTTTCCCAGTCGAGAAGATGCTCGTGCCAAGTTAGGAATTGCGGAAGATGTGATCAGTGTTGCTCTTCTGCCCGCTTCTCGTCGTCAAGAACTGAAACTTCTTCTGCCTGTGATGTTTCAGGCGGCTCAGGTGATTCAAGCAAAATTACCTAATGTACACTTTTGGATACCTCTCTCTCTTGAAATCTATCGAAAACCTATAGAGAAAGCAATACAGCAGTATAATTTACGAGCTTCCGTGGTATCCGACAAAACTCAGGAAGTGATCGCCGCCGCTGATTTAGCAATCACTAAATCTGGTACAGTTAACTTGGAATTGGCACTATTGAAAGTACCTCAAGTTGTCCTCTACCGACTTCATCCAATCACGGCTTGGATTGCACGGAGTGTGCTCAAAGGTTCTATACCTTTTGCATCACCACCTAATTTAGTTGTGATGAAGCCAATTGTGCCAGAGTTTTTACAAGAAAAAGCGACTCCAGAGAATATCACTGAAGCAGCGTTGGAAATACTGGTTAATCAGGAATGTAGAAACCAAATCTTGGCAGATTATGAAGAAATGCGGCAGTGTTTGGGAGAAGTGGGAGTGTGCGATCGCGCTGCAAAAGAAATTTTGCAAATGCTACCAAATTTTGAGCATTAG
- a CDS encoding CPBP family intramembrane glutamic endopeptidase, whose protein sequence is MTPETINNPFLRLKVRSLLLRLFLISFVLGLALGLIQVTKPLNFNPQVLNLVLYIFVFGSLCLWILADFKRLGIHLNYVVGRLPNNHKWLPKVGLVILLILFSIGSYLVLLYLLSLMAPSLVDRILYDVAKTPIPQRTAPVLFNLLQAIVLVVVAPITEEFLFRGIILQRWASKWGIQAGLLGSSLLFGIGHANFLGLSMVGMVLGLLYIRTRSLIVPIACHAMNNSFVVVMSLLNTVSIPTPTMNNLEQLRHSLWLGILFIVLSLPLLVRFVSQNWPRKDAAMPYFINSSQKES, encoded by the coding sequence ATGACTCCTGAAACAATCAATAATCCATTTCTCCGTCTTAAAGTTCGCTCTTTGCTGCTGCGACTTTTCCTCATATCTTTTGTCCTTGGTTTGGCGCTGGGGCTAATTCAAGTGACCAAACCGTTGAATTTCAATCCTCAAGTCTTGAATCTCGTCCTTTACATTTTCGTGTTTGGCTCACTTTGCCTCTGGATACTGGCAGACTTCAAGCGCTTAGGAATTCACCTTAACTACGTTGTTGGTCGATTGCCAAATAACCATAAGTGGTTGCCCAAGGTAGGCTTAGTTATTCTGTTGATTTTATTTTCTATCGGTTCCTACTTAGTCTTGTTGTACCTACTGTCATTAATGGCTCCATCACTTGTAGATAGAATCCTATATGACGTTGCCAAAACCCCAATACCTCAAAGGACTGCACCAGTGTTGTTCAATTTGCTGCAAGCGATCGTGTTAGTGGTTGTCGCCCCAATTACGGAAGAATTCCTGTTTAGGGGGATTATTTTGCAGCGCTGGGCAAGTAAGTGGGGCATTCAAGCAGGATTGTTGGGTTCATCGCTATTGTTCGGCATTGGGCACGCGAATTTTCTGGGATTGTCTATGGTAGGAATGGTTTTAGGGCTGTTGTACATCCGGACACGCTCACTGATCGTACCCATTGCCTGTCATGCAATGAATAATTCTTTTGTAGTGGTCATGAGCCTGTTAAATACTGTTTCAATACCTACCCCAACCATGAACAACTTAGAACAATTACGTCATAGCTTGTGGTTAGGTATCCTGTTTATAGTTCTCTCGTTACCTCTTTTAGTACGCTTTGTTTCCCAAAACTGGCCACGCAAAGATGCTGCTATGCCTTACTTCATCAATTCTTCGCAAAAAGAGTCATAA
- a CDS encoding cation:proton antiporter, which translates to MQTVILVLVEVLIVIGLSRLVGLAFRWINQPLVIGEIVAGIMLGPSLFGLVAPGLASTLFPPETIPFLNVLSQVGLIFFMFLIGLELNPKYLSGNLEVAILTSHVSILVPFSLGTLLAVLLYPLVSNASVSFTAFALFLGAAMSITAFPVLARIITENNLQKTRLGTLALTCAAVDDVTAWCLLAVAIAVAHTGSFVKAIPTILYSLIYIGFMMTVGRIFLKRLANYYRRTGRLSQLVLALIYMGVVASALITELIGIHLIFGAFLLGAAMPKNAGLVRELAIKTEDFVLIFLLPVFFAYSGLRTEIGLLNKPELWALCLAVLAVAIIGKYVGTYVAARVSGIDKREASALGWLMNTRGLTELIVLNIGLSLGVISPLLFTMLVIMALVTTFMTSPLLELTYPKKLIKLDVVEQEPEEKETSTSGGEDFYNRPYGILVPVANPNSQKGLMELAVAIAINYRQPAVVYPLSLIELQEDYGFESTPQEADRVITQRRQQLEELISRLEPSEARSYMHPIVCTSSNVARETARIALLEQANLILVGWHRPAFSKNRLGGRVGQILTNAPVDVAVFIDRGQERLERLLVPYSANIHDDLAMILALRLLINRDTCRLQVLQVVAENQVRNELSYELHNVMEQLPQSVRDRIDIKIVEAIEPIQAVVAASEAVDLTIAGTSRAWGIERQTLGRYTDQLAIECRSSLLITRRHSQISSHITSILANDKLEIIN; encoded by the coding sequence ATGCAGACAGTTATTCTCGTTCTCGTTGAAGTGCTAATTGTTATCGGACTGTCACGCCTAGTAGGACTCGCCTTCCGGTGGATTAACCAACCATTAGTCATTGGAGAGATTGTTGCTGGGATAATGCTCGGACCATCTCTTTTTGGTTTGGTTGCTCCAGGATTAGCATCTACCTTATTTCCACCCGAAACAATTCCCTTCCTGAATGTGTTGTCTCAGGTAGGGTTAATTTTCTTCATGTTTTTGATTGGGTTAGAGTTAAACCCGAAATACCTCAGCGGCAATTTAGAGGTAGCAATCTTAACTTCTCACGTCAGTATTTTAGTACCGTTTTCATTAGGAACGCTGCTAGCAGTTCTGCTGTATCCTCTAGTATCCAATGCTAGTGTGTCGTTTACCGCCTTCGCACTGTTTCTGGGAGCAGCAATGTCGATTACTGCTTTTCCAGTATTAGCACGGATTATTACTGAGAACAATTTGCAAAAAACACGTTTGGGAACTTTGGCGCTGACTTGTGCTGCAGTAGATGACGTCACTGCTTGGTGTTTGTTAGCAGTGGCTATTGCTGTTGCACATACTGGTAGTTTTGTCAAAGCTATTCCCACGATTTTATACTCCCTGATCTACATCGGCTTCATGATGACAGTAGGGCGAATTTTCTTGAAACGCCTTGCCAACTACTACCGTCGGACTGGACGCCTCAGCCAATTAGTTCTAGCTTTGATTTACATGGGAGTGGTTGCTTCTGCCCTAATAACTGAACTGATTGGTATTCACCTCATATTTGGGGCATTTTTACTAGGAGCAGCCATGCCAAAGAATGCAGGTTTAGTGCGGGAATTAGCAATAAAAACCGAAGATTTTGTGCTGATATTTCTGCTACCAGTGTTCTTTGCTTATAGTGGTTTGCGGACGGAAATTGGTTTGCTGAATAAACCAGAATTATGGGCACTATGCTTAGCTGTGCTCGCAGTGGCAATCATAGGTAAATACGTCGGAACTTATGTAGCAGCGCGTGTCAGTGGTATAGATAAGCGAGAAGCCTCAGCACTAGGTTGGTTGATGAATACTCGCGGCTTAACTGAGCTGATAGTGCTAAATATTGGTCTGAGTCTTGGAGTCATTTCGCCGCTACTATTTACCATGTTGGTGATAATGGCACTAGTCACAACATTTATGACTTCGCCACTGTTAGAGCTGACTTATCCGAAAAAGCTGATCAAGTTGGATGTGGTTGAGCAAGAACCAGAAGAAAAAGAAACAAGCACCTCTGGTGGTGAAGATTTTTACAATCGTCCTTACGGAATTTTGGTTCCAGTCGCAAATCCCAACAGCCAAAAAGGTTTGATGGAGTTGGCTGTTGCGATCGCAATCAACTATCGACAACCTGCCGTTGTTTACCCACTCAGTTTGATTGAACTGCAAGAAGACTATGGCTTTGAAAGTACTCCACAAGAAGCAGATCGAGTTATTACACAGCGTCGCCAACAGCTAGAAGAATTGATTTCACGTCTAGAACCATCAGAAGCACGCTCCTATATGCATCCTATTGTTTGCACATCGAGCAATGTTGCACGAGAAACAGCACGGATTGCCTTACTTGAGCAAGCTAACTTAATTTTAGTAGGATGGCATCGTCCAGCTTTTAGTAAGAATCGCTTAGGTGGACGAGTTGGTCAAATTCTCACCAATGCACCAGTAGATGTAGCGGTGTTTATAGATCGAGGACAAGAGCGTTTAGAAAGGTTGTTGGTTCCTTATTCTGCAAACATTCATGACGATTTAGCAATGATACTGGCTTTGAGACTGCTAATAAATCGTGATACCTGCCGATTACAGGTTTTACAGGTTGTAGCAGAGAATCAAGTCAGAAATGAACTGAGTTACGAGCTTCACAACGTGATGGAGCAATTGCCTCAAAGTGTACGCGATCGCATTGACATCAAAATAGTGGAAGCTAT
- a CDS encoding GDSL-type esterase/lipase family protein, translating to MQTFEASSLMHLSAVPKRCQPLKIVALGDSLVYGFGDPEGGGWVERLRRCWMLADSPGHVLYNLGVRGDRIQQVSQRLGVEFRHRGELRNQVPDLIILSVGVNDSARLGRLNGRNYTDFAVFESHIAFLLDQAQQLCPVLFVGMVPVDQAKMPFMNCFYYNHADQHRYKEAIRVACTARKIPYLDIFQKWMERTEAWRLKRLSKDGLHPNTLGYQTLLEDVISWEAFASYNFSSCE from the coding sequence ATGCAGACATTTGAAGCAAGTTCCTTAATGCATCTGTCAGCTGTACCAAAACGTTGCCAGCCTCTAAAAATTGTGGCGTTAGGAGATAGTTTAGTATATGGATTTGGCGATCCAGAAGGAGGCGGCTGGGTCGAACGACTACGACGATGTTGGATGTTAGCAGATAGCCCAGGTCATGTTCTTTACAATTTGGGGGTGCGGGGCGATCGCATTCAGCAAGTATCACAAAGGCTAGGAGTTGAATTTCGCCACCGTGGTGAACTGCGAAACCAGGTTCCCGACTTGATTATTCTTTCAGTAGGAGTCAATGATTCTGCACGGCTAGGTCGTCTCAACGGACGAAACTATACAGATTTTGCCGTTTTTGAATCACACATTGCATTTTTACTTGACCAGGCACAGCAATTATGTCCGGTTTTATTCGTAGGCATGGTACCAGTTGATCAAGCCAAAATGCCATTTATGAATTGCTTTTACTATAATCATGCCGACCAGCACCGTTACAAAGAAGCGATCCGAGTTGCTTGTACCGCAAGAAAAATTCCCTATCTCGATATTTTCCAAAAATGGATGGAGCGCACTGAAGCTTGGAGACTCAAACGTTTGAGCAAAGACGGTCTTCATCCAAATACACTTGGGTATCAAACTCTCTTGGAAGATGTTATCAGTTGGGAAGCGTTTGCTTCTTACAATTTTAGTTCGTGTGAGTGA
- a CDS encoding IS630 family transposase: MPPPARNFLTPEQVTQLQQALKESELPHVRERILIILLQNDGRTQQEIANFLGCSLRTVAYWCMHGDPDNLETLHNKREYEHYWKATPEYIELLLKTVDKEPSDLGYEFGRWTAERLATYLSEQTGIELSSSQVRRILKQKKYSYIWAKYDLEDKQNPVERAKFKEKLVQYLSIAREQPERLQVWFWDESGFSLRVIRRQNWGKKGKRKNLPGQRRHGRLNVMGAIREADRKRVCFFIKKGNADIFYEQLQHLNELIKQEWVNKGNRSEDFSKLGSKIILILDNASFHKRKEILAKISQEFPNFILEFLPTYSPDYNMIELVWHSCKEYIAHRLFKSLDELKSLLNKLLNQGELVINWHRKIKHKGNNVYIAA; encoded by the coding sequence ATGCCACCACCAGCAAGGAACTTTTTAACGCCGGAACAAGTTACTCAGCTACAACAAGCTCTAAAAGAGAGTGAATTACCGCACGTTAGAGAAAGAATTTTAATTATTCTGCTCCAAAATGATGGGAGAACACAACAAGAAATTGCTAATTTTTTAGGTTGTTCGCTTAGAACAGTAGCATATTGGTGTATGCACGGAGACCCAGATAATCTAGAAACATTACATAATAAAAGAGAGTACGAGCATTACTGGAAAGCGACTCCTGAATACATTGAACTATTATTAAAAACAGTTGATAAAGAACCATCAGATTTGGGTTACGAATTTGGAAGATGGACAGCAGAAAGATTAGCCACATATTTAAGTGAGCAAACTGGGATTGAATTAAGTAGCTCGCAAGTGAGGAGGATATTAAAGCAAAAAAAGTATAGTTATATTTGGGCTAAATATGACTTAGAAGATAAACAAAATCCAGTAGAGAGAGCAAAGTTTAAAGAAAAACTTGTTCAATATTTATCAATAGCACGAGAACAACCAGAGCGTTTACAGGTATGGTTTTGGGATGAAAGTGGTTTTAGTTTACGTGTGATTCGACGTCAGAATTGGGGTAAGAAAGGAAAACGTAAAAATCTTCCCGGTCAACGGCGGCATGGTCGTCTTAATGTGATGGGAGCAATAAGAGAAGCAGATCGTAAGCGGGTATGTTTTTTTATTAAAAAAGGTAATGCAGATATTTTTTATGAGCAATTACAACACTTAAATGAGTTGATCAAACAAGAGTGGGTAAACAAAGGAAACCGCTCGGAAGATTTTTCAAAGCTTGGATCTAAGATTATTTTAATCTTAGATAATGCTAGTTTTCATAAACGTAAGGAGATTCTCGCTAAAATATCTCAAGAGTTCCCTAATTTTATTTTAGAATTTTTACCGACTTACAGTCCTGATTATAACATGATTGAATTAGTCTGGCATTCATGTAAAGAATACATCGCTCATCGTTTGTTTAAGTCATTAGATGAATTGAAATCTTTACTAAATAAGTTATTAAATCAAGGTGAGTTAGTTATTAACTGGCATCGCAAAATAAAACATAAGGGAAATAACGTCTATATTGCAGCTTGA